Below is a genomic region from Paludicola sp. MB14-C6.
TGACGCTTAATTATTTTATCACACTCAAGCGTTTTTGTCAAGCACTTTTTTTCTTTATTTTTTAAAGTTTTTTCAGTGTTTAACGGCTTTCGCTCGTTGTGTCTACTCTTTCGAGCAGCTTTATTATCTTATCACAACCGCTCTCTTTTGTCAAGCATTTTTTTACTTGATTTTCGAGGTTTTTCTAACTCGTTTCCGTTTTAGTAGGTCGTTTTGACAACTTTTATATTCTATCATATGCGAAGCTTTTTGTCAACATCTTTTTTCTTCTTTTTTCTCGGTTATCTTTGCTCCTCGTTGTCATGTTCCCCATGTTTCTAGAACTCCAATTTGTTACCACAAATCCAGTAGCTTCATTCGATTTTGACCACACTAATATTTGATTATTAGCGTTGCTCTCAAAAGACAGCTTGTCTATATTATCATAGCTATTCCCTTTTGTCAACCGTTTTATGTAAGGAAATTGTTGGGGAAGTCTTGTTTTTGATTACGCTTCATTATATATGAGGGAAACGAAGATAAAAAAGCCGACACGACGTCGGCTCTTGGCGGTTGTTATACATATTCTATACTATGTATCTTTAAGTTATTGCCATCTTTGCAGAAAATGAATTTTACTTTATTCAGTTTCTTCTGATCTTGTAGAGAAATGTATGGTTGTGCGTAATTGACTTCACCTAGTTCAGGTAAGGTCCTTTTGCTCACTTGGAACTTGCCAATTGGTATAGTACTACCTTCTTCTACTTCAATTAACAATTTACTATCATGATACACTAAACTATGGCTTACAAAACTGAACACACATTCTATCTTATTCTGTTTTTCTTCATAAGATAACAAAATAGGTAATGTATCTACATCCTTTCCTATACTGGGAAATGTATATACATCTTCTTCTTGAATATAATTTTGCCGTATACCATCGAAGGTTATATTTTGCCTATCAATACAAAAATACCGGTCAATGACTTCATCAACATATTTCTTCTCAACATAATTTTCTTGAGCACCTATAAAAGTATCAGTTTTAGGGTATTTGTTAATCCAGTCAGCTGCACGTGCAGAAAATACCGAAAAAACATTTTGAGCATTTTCTCCTCTCGCTAGTTGTAATACATGACCGCCTAAATCAACCTTATCACCTTTTTTATAAGGGTATTGTCCTACATTATATAATTGGGTAAGGTCATCTATCATATCAAGTACTTTTACCAGTTCAGACTCATTAGTTCCTTCTATCAACTCATAGCATCGTTTACCAAACAAATTCGTAAGCTTACTCCCCCCATCAAATCGGCGATATATTGAGTTTTCTTCTATGGCGATACTATGTTCACTTTCTGTACTGGTATTTTCGTTTGATCCTTCCGTTTTACTTGAAGTTGGATAAAAAGAAGCATCAGCTTCACCATTCTCTAGCTTATTATTGTTATTTAGCCTAGTCTTCATGCACGCTGCCGAAAAAAACAAGAGTAAAAAAGCAAGTGCAATGGTAATAGCTTTAAGGCAATTACATCTATTTTTCTTTAGCAAGTTTGTCTCTGTATGCAAATACTTTTTCAATACCATAGTATTTGCTCACACCTTTCGTTGTTAGAATTTCAGTACACTTACTATCGCTAATATTGAAATACTTTAAAAATCCAGGTACATTGCAATCTACTTCATTCACTTTTTCTAGCCAAGAATCAAACTTTTTTTGACCAACATAATCAATTAAATTGCTATCCAATAAATAGTATGATTCAGGGATGCTTTCTGCTTTTGATTCGATTTTAGTAGTAGAGCTTGCTAAATAATTTTTTTCATTATAATCTACATCACCTATAAAGTTTATATTAGGGAAAAAACGTAGTGGATTTAATGTATCAGCATAACTCTGAGCTGCAACAGAACCATTAGTGCTAACCTGCAAATGTAAGTGAGGACTATAGGCTGTTTCTGAACCCTTACCACTACCGCCAACATATCCCAAAAGCGTACTTGTGGATACTGAATCATATACAGCTATAGGTGTCGGATCCGTCATGTGCATATATGTAACAATCGTATTTGAATTTGGTGCTGAATAGGACGATGCTTGGACTCCAGCATAGTGACCCATAGTAGTTGATAAATCCGAGCCTTTGAAAGCCAAGTCCCTTCAGTTGCACTATAGAGTGGAAGGCCTGAACAATCACCCAAATCGACTCCATAATGATTACCCGCATATTGTCCTGTTCTATATCCATATTTAGAAGATACGTACTTAGGCAGATTTGTTCCTGCAAAAGGATAGTTCCAATTAAGCAAAGCACATGAGTCATTTGTAACAGTTACACAATAATTAGAATTTGAATATGTTGCACTATTATAAGAGTATACCCGAAGATAATAATTCGCACTAGCAGCCAAGTTTACAATAATTGTTTCATACGGATTTCCGCTTGTTGATGATCCCATCGAATTATTGCTTGCATCATATAATTGCATATCGTAATCCGTACCCGTTGGTATATCAGACGCATCAATACGATATCTACCTGATGAAGTTGGGCTAAACACAAACCAATCAATATCTGATGAAGTATTTATCGCAGCTGTCCTTCCACTAGTTAATGATATCGAGTCAGCAGATCCCATTGTATTATTTGACTCCGCCTCACCTGGCATAGAAACATTATTATAAGAGAATGGTGTGATTGATAAACCGCTATCTACTTTTTCTATCCGATCTTTTGAAAACTCTGCACGATCAGGGTCTGGTATAACTCTACCTGATGACGGAACATTTAATGCAAAAGCATTGGAACTAAGGGTACATGCCATTGTTACCACTAACATTAAACTGACTAAAGCCGAAATCCTTTTGTTAACCTTTTTCATAATAATTCTCCTTACTTTTACCGATACGTATTCGTATCCAATGTTTCAGACGAATGATTATTAAGAGGACTCCAAACCAACTTCTCTTAATACCCATATTATATATATATATCAAAAATGTCAAGTATTTACTGGTAACAAAATGGAAACGAAATAAAAAGCCGACACGACGTCGGCTCTCTTCTTTTTATTTAGCTAGGAAGCATTATCTTAGCAGGCAATGATTTCTTTTATCAAAAATTCTTTACCACTTAACAATTCCCAATTTTTATGATTACAGCATGGACAAATACCTTTGTTTTCTTTCAAATTGAATACCTTATTACATTCTTTGCAAAGCGCATTACCCGGCAATATCTCAATTTCTAATTTGGTATCTTGCAGCAAAGTGCCATCTACTGCGGCAGGATAGCACTCTTCAATATATTTTGGAATCATAGAGGATAACTCTCCAATTTGCAAAACAATAGTGTCTATTTTTGTTAGTTGATTTTGTACAGCGATTTTCTCTACCGTTTTTGCTACCTCAAAAACCACTCCTAATTCATGCAAGTCTTTTCACCTCATCCCTATCCTTAAAAACGAAAGGGAACTTAACGTCCCCTTTCGTCTACAATTAGTGTCTGTTATTCTTGTTCATTCAAACTAATATCAACAAGTATTACTTAAAAAGCTTTCTAGCGGCAATTTTAACCTTACGTTTTAATACCGTTTTTACGATAGTAGGCTTTAGCTTTTCATAAGCAACGCCTTCTTTGTCATATTTCCGAACAAGAGAAATGGCATCAAATTTACATTTTGTTGTACATTGACCGCAACCAACACACAAGAACTCATCTACAACAGTTGCACCGCAGCCTAGGCAACGCTCTGTCTCTTTTTTCATTTGCTCTTCTGTAAATGTAACACGACAATCTTTAAAGACATCATGAGCTGTTCTTTCCTTGTTATGGCCTGCACTTTGTCTTGGTGTATTGTCATAGCCTTCGATTACCAAACTATCTTTATCTAAAGAATGATACTCTCGACGGTCACGACCGTTTACCAAGCTTTGACCAGGTTGAACAAAACGGTGAATAGAGATTGCAGCTTGTTTACCTGCAGCAATTGCATCAATTGCGTATTTCGGACCTGTGTATGCATCGCCACCAACAAAAATATCCGGTTCGGCTGTTTGATAGGTAAATCCATCTGCTTTTACTGTTTGATTTGGGTTAATCTCAACCTTGCTGTCTGAAAGCATATTGCCCCAATCAATCGATTGGCCAACGGATAATAAAACATGGTCACAAGGTACAATCTTAGTGTCGTTTTCATCATATACAGGGTTAAATCTATGATTTTCATCAAATACAGAAACACATTTTCTAAATTCAACGCCAGTTACACGACCATTTTCCACAACGATGCGTTTTGGTCCCCATGAGTTGTTGATTGCAATGTTTTCTTCTAATGCTTCTTCAATTTCTTCTTCTAAAGCAGGCATTTCGTTTCTGCTTTCCAAACAAAACATCTCAACTTGTGATGCGCCAACTCTGGTTGCACTTCTTGCAACGTCAATCGCCACGTTGCCACCACCAATTACAACTGTTTTACCTTCAATATGTGCGATATTGCCAAGGTTTACTTCTCGTACAAAGTCGACACCAGAAACAACGCCTTCAGCATCTTCACCTTCAATGCCAAGCTTTCTTCCAGCTTGTGCACCAATTGCTAAATAGAACGCTTCAAAGCCTTGTTTTCTTAATTCAGCTAAGGTTATATCCTTACCCACTTCAACACCTGATTTAAATGTAACACCAAGCTCTTTAAGAATATCTATTTCTGCGTTTACTACTTCTTTTTCCAATCTAAATGATGGAATACCGAGAGTAAGCATACCACCTAACGCTTTTTGCTTTTCAAATACGGTTACTTTATAGCCATCAATTGCTAAGAAATATGCACAAGAAAGGCCGGCAGGTCCTGCACCCACAATTGCAATTTGTTTGCCATATTCATGACGCTTTTTTGGTACATATCTATGAGCTGCATTCAAGTCTTGCTCTGCAATGAATTTTTTAATTTCATCAATAGCAATCGGTGCGTCTAAATCGCCACGAGTACAAGCAGACTCGCATTTTCTTGGACAAATACGTCCACAAACAGCAGGAAATGGATTTTCATGTTTAATCAGCTCAAGTGCTTCACTATATCTACCTTGTGATGCAAGCTTTATGTATCCTTGAATTGCAATATGTGCCGGACATTCTGTTTTACATGGGCTTGTTCCTGTCTCAACAACATTTTTTCTATTAATACGATAATCTGTATTCCATTTTTCAGGTCCCCATTCAGTATTACGTGGAGTTTCTTTTCTTACGATTGCTTCAACAACCGGTTTTGTAGAACATAGCTTTTGGCCAAGTTGTAATGCGTTTACAGGACAGTTTTCCACACATTCGCCACATGCAACACACTTATCCTTATCGACATGTGAAACATAGTTTGAACGAACCATGTCTGCGTTCATAAACATTTCAGCGCCTCTTAATGCAAGGCAGGAACATCCACAGCAGTTACAAATAGCATGTGTTTTGCCAGAACCATCAAGGTTAGGAATCTGATGCATTAAGCCATTCTCTTCTGCACGTTGAATAATCTCAAATGCTTCTTCTCTGGTAATTTTACGTCCTCTTCCTGTTCTGATATAATATCTTGCTGCGTGATCCAATTGAATACACATATCTTCTTTTAAGTGACCACAGCCCTCACCAGCGGCCTCTCTTGCTGTACGACAAGAACAGTTGGAAACAGAAAAATCAGTACTCTCATTCAAATATTTTGAAATTTCTTCATAAGATGCTCTTCTTGTTTCGCCGTCAATTGCTTTTTCTACAGGGATAACACGCATTAAACCAACACCAGGAGGGAAACTGCCTGTTGAACGAGGTCCATTTACAATACCATAAGCGTCAAAGCTTGCAGGAATTTGTGGATAGTTTGCAACGTTATCTTTGTTGTTAACCATCATCTCCATAATTCCGGGTACCCATGTTTCGTACCAAAAATGGTCAACCCCGTTGATATCGTCAACAAAGCACACACCTATCTCTGCAAGTTTCAGCATTAACTCTGTTGTCTTTTCCAAAGTTTTACCGCTTAATTCTGAAAGTTGTTGAGCTGTAAATTTTGTACGAATTTTCATGCATAATAAAAGATCTGCCATTTCCTCCGTTACAACCAGCTCTAAAATTTTATATCGTGGATCTTCTTCATTAAACCAGCCTTTTGATCCAGGTTTATTATTGCTCACTTGATTTGCAAATTGAAGTACTTTTTGCTTTACCATATTTACCTCCTATATTCATCTGTTTCATTTCTAATGTCGTATGTTAATCAATATGCGTAAACTGTACAACCTATGCTTGGTTCCATTCTTTTACTGCAGTACGTATCCAATTTGCCCATTCATCAATACCTTTACCGGTTTTTGCTGAAATAGGAATAATTTTTATATTCGGATTCAACTTTGTTGCACGCTCTTTTACCGCTTCTAAATCAAAATCAAAGTAATCCAAAGTATCGATTTTGTTAATGAGTAATACATCAACAATTGAGAACATCAAAGGATATTTTAAAGGCTTATCATCACCTTCCGGTACACTTAAAATCATTGCATTTTTAGATGCACCTGTATCAAATTCTGCAGGACATACAAGGTTACCTACGTTTTCCAGAATTGCAAAATCAATGTCCTTTGTATCAAGTGCCTGAAGTCCTTGCTCGGTCATTCCTGCATCAAGATGACACATTCCGCCCGTGTGAAGCTGTATTACCTTTGCTCCAGTTGTTGCTATGGTTTTTGCATCCACATCGGAATCGATATCTGCTTCCATAACACCAATTTTCATTTCATCTTTTAAAGCTTCAATTGTCCTTAAAAGAGTGGTCGTTTTGCCTGAACCTGGTGATGACATTAAATTAAGTAAAAATGTTTTTTCTCTTTTCAACTCTTTTCTTAGTAAATCCGCTTGATGGTTGTTATCTTCGAAAACACTTTTCTTAATCTCAATTACTCTAAAATTATCCATTCATTCTCCCCTATTTCGTCCATATTTGTTTGCTTGATATGTGTCATAAATGTTGTATATATGTATTTATGCAAAATCAATACAAACCTTGTTAATATCTTAACATAATTTGGGTATGAAATCAATGTTTTTAACACAAATACACAACCTACTCATTGCAATATTATCAAATAATTTTTTCATAAAAAAATAAGATTGGTATGCAACCAATCTCAAATAATGATTAGCCAGAATCGCAGTAAAATACGTAATGTTATTTCAAGTATTCTTGCCCAAAAACTATTTATTTGTTTCTTCACGTTCGCATTTTTGTGATTCTTGCATATGCTTTTTTTGATAGTATTTTTTACGTTTTTCTATCATGTATGTAATTAGAATGGATAATGTCAAAATTATAATTCCACATATTAAATCTTCTATCATTGCAATCACCAACCTCACTACATTATATTATTTCTTTTATATTTCGTGAAAAGTAGTTGTATATACAATTGAAAAGCGGATAAAATAATTCCAAACCATCCCAATAAGATAAAGGTGATTGCATGAATAATAAGACTCATAATAAAAAAGAACCTAAAATTATCGAAATTGGATTTCGTAAACCACACAAACAAGGTGATTTGGAAAGAAGACTATATCTTGCTGTTCCTTTTATCATTTGTTTTTGCTTGCTGATTACCGGAATCATATTCGACAATACTTCTACTCCCCCTTATACGATTCAACCTACTCTTTCTAAAGTTGGTTCACAAGGAAGTGAAGTTAAGGCAATTCAAGAAAAGTTAAAAGAGCGTGGCATTTTCAATGGCACAGTTGATGGCATATTTGGTCCTACAACCGAAAGTGCTGTTAAGAAGTTTCAAAAACAACAAAAGCTCACCCAAGACGGTATTGTAGGACCTGCAACTTTGAAAAAATTGGGCATTTCAATTGGTACCATGCCTTCCGCAACCGAAGCTAATGTAAACTTACTTGCGAGAATTATATCTGCAGAAGCACGTGGCGAAACTTACACTGGACAGGTTGCCGTTGGAGCAGTTGTTTTAAATCGTGTAGAACACCCCAGCTTTCCGGATACACTTTCAGGTGTAATTTATCAAGAAGGTGCATTTACAGCTATTGTAGACGGACAATTCAACGAACCCATTGCTGATTCCGCTTATAAAGCCGCTAAAGATGCGTTAAATGGACAAGATCCTTCCGGTGGAGCAATCTATTATTACAATCCGGATAAAACAAGTAACAAATGGATTCGTACTCGACCTGTTATTAAACGTATAGGTAAACATTTATTCTGTAGCTAGTCCTCTTTTGATCGATACACTTTCTTTCCTCTTAAAATGGAAAAGGAACGCCACAAGCGTTCCTTTTCCATTTACTATTTTATATCCCCATCCCGTTTTACGCAAAGTTACTCTTGTAAAAGTATAAAGAGTGATTTTAAATTAACATGATGCAACTTTGCAAAACAACAAGTGTTGTATTACTTCCCACAAGTAACAGTCAACCAATACATAATATACCAATTATGGTTATTTGTCAATCGATAATAATAATATTTAACTATTACCGCAAAAAATTCTTTTTTACTTTAAACCATTACGATTTCATACTATCATTACGTTCTTCAACTC
It encodes:
- the sleB gene encoding spore cortex-lytic enzyme, translated to MNNKTHNKKEPKIIEIGFRKPHKQGDLERRLYLAVPFIICFCLLITGIIFDNTSTPPYTIQPTLSKVGSQGSEVKAIQEKLKERGIFNGTVDGIFGPTTESAVKKFQKQQKLTQDGIVGPATLKKLGISIGTMPSATEANVNLLARIISAEARGETYTGQVAVGAVVLNRVEHPSFPDTLSGVIYQEGAFTAIVDGQFNEPIADSAYKAAKDALNGQDPSGGAIYYYNPDKTSNKWIRTRPVIKRIGKHLFCS
- the hypB gene encoding hydrogenase nickel incorporation protein HypB encodes the protein MDNFRVIEIKKSVFEDNNHQADLLRKELKREKTFLLNLMSSPGSGKTTTLLRTIEALKDEMKIGVMEADIDSDVDAKTIATTGAKVIQLHTGGMCHLDAGMTEQGLQALDTKDIDFAILENVGNLVCPAEFDTGASKNAMILSVPEGDDKPLKYPLMFSIVDVLLINKIDTLDYFDFDLEAVKERATKLNPNIKIIPISAKTGKGIDEWANWIRTAVKEWNQA
- a CDS encoding FAD-dependent oxidoreductase, coding for MVKQKVLQFANQVSNNKPGSKGWFNEEDPRYKILELVVTEEMADLLLCMKIRTKFTAQQLSELSGKTLEKTTELMLKLAEIGVCFVDDINGVDHFWYETWVPGIMEMMVNNKDNVANYPQIPASFDAYGIVNGPRSTGSFPPGVGLMRVIPVEKAIDGETRRASYEEISKYLNESTDFSVSNCSCRTAREAAGEGCGHLKEDMCIQLDHAARYYIRTGRGRKITREEAFEIIQRAEENGLMHQIPNLDGSGKTHAICNCCGCSCLALRGAEMFMNADMVRSNYVSHVDKDKCVACGECVENCPVNALQLGQKLCSTKPVVEAIVRKETPRNTEWGPEKWNTDYRINRKNVVETGTSPCKTECPAHIAIQGYIKLASQGRYSEALELIKHENPFPAVCGRICPRKCESACTRGDLDAPIAIDEIKKFIAEQDLNAAHRYVPKKRHEYGKQIAIVGAGPAGLSCAYFLAIDGYKVTVFEKQKALGGMLTLGIPSFRLEKEVVNAEIDILKELGVTFKSGVEVGKDITLAELRKQGFEAFYLAIGAQAGRKLGIEGEDAEGVVSGVDFVREVNLGNIAHIEGKTVVIGGGNVAIDVARSATRVGASQVEMFCLESRNEMPALEEEIEEALEENIAINNSWGPKRIVVENGRVTGVEFRKCVSVFDENHRFNPVYDENDTKIVPCDHVLLSVGQSIDWGNMLSDSKVEINPNQTVKADGFTYQTAEPDIFVGGDAYTGPKYAIDAIAAGKQAAISIHRFVQPGQSLVNGRDRREYHSLDKDSLVIEGYDNTPRQSAGHNKERTAHDVFKDCRVTFTEEQMKKETERCLGCGATVVDEFLCVGCGQCTTKCKFDAISLVRKYDKEGVAYEKLKPTIVKTVLKRKVKIAARKLFK
- a CDS encoding hydrogenase maturation nickel metallochaperone HypA — protein: MHELGVVFEVAKTVEKIAVQNQLTKIDTIVLQIGELSSMIPKYIEECYPAAVDGTLLQDTKLEIEILPGNALCKECNKVFNLKENKGICPCCNHKNWELLSGKEFLIKEIIAC
- a CDS encoding PPC domain-containing protein; the encoded protein is MKKVNKRISALVSLMLVVTMACTLSSNAFALNVPSSGRVIPDPDRAEFSKDRIEKVDSGLSITPFSYNNVSMPGEAESNNTMGSADSISLTSGRTAAINTSSDIDWFVFSPTSSGRYRIDASDIPTGTDYDMQLYDASNNSMGSSTSGNPYETIIVNLAASANYYLRVYSYNSATYSNSNYCVTVTNDSCALLNWNYPFAGTNLPKYVSSKYGYRTGQYAGNHYGVDLGDCSGLPLYSATEGTWLSKARIYQLLWVTMLESKHRPIQHQIQIRLLHICT